One window from the genome of Kryptolebias marmoratus isolate JLee-2015 linkage group LG1, ASM164957v2, whole genome shotgun sequence encodes:
- the ak8 gene encoding adenylate kinase 8, which translates to MDETLRPLRILPQMSVYADKHNVSHLVQSLVTSLVVDRPDDPISYLIDRLQRNSVDVPRVMLLGPPAVGKHMLAKRLSAELRAVHVTTESLLQDQSELSALSEQDVSAELLVQLVQQRLKKTDCLHGGWVLEGITQTRLQVLLLQRAGIIPEHVVMLEAPDDVLLERSRGRLVDPLTGDIYHKTFIWPPDDTTAQRLERGRGLSEEQLLAELQRYRCEVTGLRSAYQHVLKIINGDQPHADVYHQVLAFVQTRRYSRTPRILLLGPPGSGKSLQARLLSEKYKMVDVCCGQLLRSVAADGSGLGSEVQPYLDDGRPVPDTLVLRVLEERLSQVDCSCRGWILHGFPCDLQQAKSLQESQHQPNRVFLLEVTDEVCLERITLRATDPVSGERYHSVTRPAPSAEVQNRLQTAPDDSLDAVTQGLKRYRVRSAALQFVYPDAVHVDADQNPHSVFETLESQLTTN; encoded by the exons ATGGATGAGACTCTGAGGCCTTTGAGGATTCTTCCTCAAATGAGCGTTTACGCCGACAAACACAACGTGTCTCACCTGGTGCAG aGCCTGGTGACCTCTCTGGTGGTGGACCGACCCGACGACCCGATCTCCTACCTGATCGACCGGCTGCAGAGGAACAGCGTGGACG TTCCCAGAGTGATGCTGCTCGGTCCTCCTGCTGTGGGCAAACACATGCTG GCGAAGAGGCTGAGCGCCGAGCTGAGAGCCGTCCATGTGACCACAGAGAGCCTGCTGCAGGACCAATCAGAGCTGAGCGCGCTCTCTGAGCAG GATGTTTCTGCTGAGCTTCTGGTCCAGTTGGTCCAACAGAGACTGAAGAAGACGGACTGTCTCCACGGG gggtGGGTATTGGAGGGGATCACTCAGACCCGTCTACAGGTTCTGCTCCTCCAGCGGGCCGGGATCATCCCAGAACATGTTG TGATGCTGGAGGCGCCTGACGACGTCCTGCTGGAGAGGAGTCGAGGGAGGCTCGTGGACCCGCTGACGGGAG ACATCTACCACAAGACCTTCATCTGGCCACCTGATGACACCACCGCTCAGCGTCTGGagagggggcgtggcctatcagAGGAGCAGTTATTGGCTGAGCTGCAGCGTTACCGCTGTGAGGTCACAGGTCTGAGGTCAGCCTATCAGCACGTCCTGAAGATCATCAATGGAGACCAACCTCACGCTGACGTCTACCATCAAG TATTGGCTTTTGTCCAAACCCGCCGGTACTCCAGAACTCCCAGAATCCTCCTGCTGGGTCCGCCTGGCTCCGGGAAGAGCCTTCAGGCCCGGCTGCTGTCGGAGAAGTACAAGATGGTGGACG tgtgctGTGGTCAGCTGCTGAGGTCTGTAGCAGCCGATGGTTCTGGTCTGGGATCAGAGGTCCAGCCGTACCTGGACGATGGACGTCCAG TTCCAGACACCCTGGTTCTGCGGGTCCTGGAGGAGCGGCTGAGCCAGGTggactgcagctgcagaggctgGATTCTGCACGGCTTTCCCTGCGACCTGCAGCAAGCCAAGAGCCTGCAGGAGTCCCAGCACCAGCCCAACAG ggTTTTCCTCCTGGAGGTGACCGATGAAGTTTGTTTGGAGAGAATCACTCTGAGAGCGACAGATCCGGTCAGCGGGGAGAG GTACCACTCTGTGACCCGACCGGCTCCGAGCGCTGAGGTCCAGAACCGACTGCAGACGGCCCCCGATGACAGCCTGGACGCCGTGACACAGGGGCTGAAACGGTACCGGGTCCGTTCTGCTGCGCTGCAG TTTGTGTATCCAGATGCAGTTCATGTCGATGCTGATCAGAACCCCCACTCTGTGTTCGAGACTCTGGAGAGTCAGCTGACCACCAACTGA